In the Purpureocillium takamizusanense chromosome 5, complete sequence genome, one interval contains:
- a CDS encoding putative secondary metabolism biosynthetic enzyme (EggNog:ENOG503NUMN~COG:E~SMCOG1013:aminotransferase class-III~antiSMASH:Cluster_5.2), with protein MLLLDEVLCGSGRTGTYFAFEQEGEGVYPDLMTMGKGLGGGFAPMGAVLVHEKVVRGFQSGSAWFVHSHTCQAHGVGCAAALAVQKVLRRDRLIERCATKGKWLKNSLNTTFGDCEYVGNIRGKGLFWGIEFVKDKATKEPFEPGLRFTWRMLDEALRRGRAMYPRAGTADGAKGDHVIIAPPYNMSDEDFDSMMRLLKDTYDTVEKDVAAIL; from the coding sequence ATGCTCCTGCTAGATGAGGTCCTGTGTGGCAGTGGTAGGACAGGCACTTATTTTGCCTTTGAGCAGGAAGGCGAAGGTGTATACCCTGATCTCATGACCATGGGCAAGGGCCTGGGTGGCGGGTTCGCTCCAATGGGTGCCGTTCTTGTCCACGAGAAAGTCGTCAGAGGATTCCAAAGTGGAAGCGCCTGGTTTGTTCATTCGCATACGTGCCAAGCCCATGGGGTTGgttgcgctgccgccctggcaGTCCAGAAGGTGCTTCGCCGGGACCGCCTCATCGAGCGATGTGCAACCAAAGGCAAGTGGCTCAAGAATTCTCTCAACACGACATTTGGTGACTGCGAATACGTCGGCAACATCCGCGGGAAAGGGCTGTTTTGGGGCATCGAGTTTGTCAAGGACAAAGCGACCAAGGAGCCGTTCGAACCAGGACTCCGCTTTACGTGGAGGATGTTGGATGAGGCGCTGAGGCGGGGACGAGCCATGTACCCAAGGGCTGGCACCGCGGACGGAGCCAAAGGTGATCACGTTATCATCGCTCCGCCATATAACATGTCCGATGAGGACTTTGACAGCATGATGAGATTACTAAAGGACACATACGACACAGTCGAAAAGGACGTGGCGGCTATACTTTAG